The following coding sequences lie in one Megalodesulfovibrio gigas DSM 1382 = ATCC 19364 genomic window:
- a CDS encoding PAS domain S-box protein gives MPRPGRLLRSLAQRMAAYARTRLTLKLAAPIVCILFVCILAWSFYHIRHQQAFARQSIVASADRVASTVQLGLHYAMMLNSRDDIRAIVENCGTLPEIRGIRIFNKQQQMMFSTDAREVGVRFSQFEPLCQTCHGSTPALLTPSLEQRLYSENVEDGERLLRLASPIPNEPGCSDPAGCHFHNEEDKILGVLDISFSTQGSQALADESMVQTVWLAVILFLLCAGALFLLVVVLIKRPIQRIIEDAAILARGEMPPAPPAVQEDEIGHLAATIRTMGGDLVAKNSELARQRNLYQDLFEGVPCLVTVQDRDYRLLRFNRTFQERFSAAKGQFCYKAYKNRDEKCPDCPVEKTFETGRCWTTEESGCYKDGSKAHWIVHTAPIHDTDGNIVAAMEMCLDITERKELERELKRSERKYVDIFNNIPSAVFVLDPSDPGELTILDCNRGAVLLYGHDKQDLVGMRFLDLFAAEQDRARLTEAVASGSGLHRGLDQARQRARDGREFFVSVSVSRSEFFDRTVLLATVSDITKRLEAEQQLIQASKMATLGEMATGVAHEINQPLSVIQTSMDLVRRRLNRGEQPELPLLTRMTELATQQIERATRIINHMREFGRKAELHLEPVNLNDVLRRAFDFFGQQLALRNIEMVWDLDEKLPLVRCEPNRMEQVFINFLLNARDAIEEHAERLEKTGHTAARRITVKTMHNQEYVTLRISDTGGGVPPAIAARIFEPFFTTKQVGKGTGLGLSISYGIIQDHGGQIHVSTNEAGGASFHIRLPVAREA, from the coding sequence ATGCCCCGCCCTGGCCGGCTGCTTCGCTCGCTGGCGCAGCGCATGGCGGCCTACGCCCGCACCCGGCTGACCCTCAAGCTGGCCGCGCCCATCGTCTGCATCCTGTTCGTCTGCATCCTGGCCTGGAGCTTTTACCACATCCGCCATCAGCAGGCCTTTGCCCGGCAGAGTATCGTGGCCAGCGCGGATCGCGTGGCCAGCACCGTGCAGCTTGGCCTGCATTACGCCATGATGCTCAACTCCCGGGACGACATCCGGGCCATTGTGGAAAACTGCGGCACCCTGCCGGAGATTCGCGGCATCCGCATCTTCAACAAGCAGCAACAGATGATGTTCTCCACCGATGCGCGGGAAGTGGGCGTGCGGTTCTCCCAGTTCGAGCCCCTGTGCCAGACCTGCCACGGCAGCACCCCCGCCCTGCTCACCCCTTCCCTGGAACAACGCCTGTACAGCGAGAACGTGGAGGACGGCGAGCGCCTGTTGCGGCTGGCCAGCCCCATCCCCAACGAGCCGGGCTGCTCGGACCCGGCCGGCTGCCACTTCCACAATGAGGAAGACAAGATCCTCGGCGTGCTGGACATCTCCTTCTCCACCCAGGGTAGTCAGGCGTTGGCGGATGAAAGCATGGTCCAGACGGTGTGGCTGGCCGTCATCCTCTTTCTGCTCTGCGCCGGCGCGCTCTTTTTGCTGGTGGTGGTGCTCATCAAGCGGCCCATCCAGCGCATCATCGAAGACGCCGCCATCCTTGCCCGCGGAGAGATGCCCCCTGCCCCCCCGGCGGTGCAGGAGGATGAAATCGGCCACCTGGCTGCCACCATCCGCACCATGGGCGGCGATCTGGTGGCCAAGAACAGCGAGCTCGCCCGCCAGCGCAACCTGTATCAGGATCTCTTCGAGGGTGTGCCCTGTCTGGTGACCGTGCAGGACCGCGACTACCGCCTGTTGCGCTTCAACCGCACCTTTCAGGAGCGGTTCTCCGCGGCCAAGGGCCAGTTCTGCTACAAAGCCTACAAAAACCGGGACGAAAAATGCCCGGATTGCCCCGTGGAAAAAACCTTCGAGACCGGCCGCTGCTGGACCACCGAGGAAAGCGGCTGCTACAAGGACGGCTCCAAGGCGCACTGGATTGTCCATACCGCCCCCATCCACGACACTGACGGCAACATCGTGGCCGCCATGGAAATGTGCCTGGACATCACCGAGCGCAAGGAGCTGGAACGCGAGCTCAAACGCTCCGAGCGCAAGTATGTGGACATCTTCAATAACATCCCCAGCGCCGTCTTTGTGCTGGACCCGTCCGACCCCGGCGAGCTGACCATCCTGGACTGCAACCGCGGCGCCGTGCTGCTCTACGGGCACGACAAGCAGGATCTGGTGGGCATGCGCTTTCTGGATCTCTTCGCCGCAGAGCAGGACCGCGCCCGCCTGACCGAGGCCGTCGCCAGCGGGTCCGGGCTGCATCGGGGGCTGGATCAGGCCCGCCAGCGCGCCCGCGACGGCCGCGAATTCTTCGTCAGTGTCAGCGTGTCCCGCTCGGAATTCTTCGACCGCACCGTGCTGCTGGCCACGGTCAGCGACATCACCAAGCGCCTGGAGGCTGAGCAGCAGCTCATCCAGGCCTCCAAAATGGCCACCCTGGGCGAGATGGCCACGGGGGTGGCGCATGAAATCAACCAGCCGCTTTCGGTCATCCAGACAAGCATGGATCTGGTCCGCCGCCGCCTCAACCGGGGCGAGCAGCCGGAACTGCCCCTGCTCACGCGCATGACCGAGCTGGCCACCCAGCAGATCGAACGCGCCACCCGCATCATCAACCACATGCGCGAATTTGGCCGCAAGGCAGAACTGCACCTGGAGCCCGTGAACCTCAACGACGTGCTCCGGCGCGCCTTCGATTTCTTCGGCCAGCAGCTGGCCCTGCGCAATATCGAGATGGTCTGGGATCTGGACGAAAAACTGCCCCTGGTGCGCTGCGAACCCAACCGCATGGAGCAGGTGTTCATCAATTTCCTGCTCAACGCCCGCGACGCCATTGAGGAGCACGCCGAACGGCTGGAAAAGACCGGCCACACGGCAGCACGCCGCATCACCGTGAAGACCATGCACAATCAGGAATACGTGACCCTGCGCATTTCGGATACCGGCGGCGGCGTGCCGCCGGCCATCGCGGCCCGCATCTTCGAGCCCTTCTTCACCACCAAACAGGTGGGCAAGGGCACGGGGCTGGGGTTGTCCATCAGTTACGGCATCATCCAGGATCACGGCGGGCAGATCCACGTCTCCACCAACGAGGCCGGCGGCGCGAGCTTCCACATCCGCCTGCCCGTGGCCCGGGAAGCATAG
- a CDS encoding response regulator, with product MQDGLPERVLIVDDEAPIREVLELSVADLGYAVQTAAHGEAALAACETFGPGIVLTDIKMPGMDGIELLKRIKAAWPDIEVIMVSGHGDMELAIKSLQLEAMDFITKPVRDELLVNALKRASEKIAMRRQLREHTQNLERIVKEKSARLVELERQLAVGQVVEGLSTAMRSLAAAFEEGPSYFNELPCFISIHNRYLEIVAANQLCKTRLGDLVGHHSWEAYADRAGSGNACPVWQTIETGKAQRSRERLRDKDGQEIPVIVHTAPILNQDGQVELVVELSVDVSEVNRLQEELRAAREKWQRLFDAVPATIAVVDREFRIVDANRRFRQDFGETRGGEACRCHDLFGHRDHPCEACPVAETFEDGLSHESETVVATRSGAQRHVLIQTAPVRNEAGEIDQVMEIATDITQIRQLQDHLASLGLMLGSMSHGVKGLLTSLDGGVYKVEAGLRRENDAKVREGWGIVRDKIARIRKMVLDILYYAKSREPERVRVDAAAFARDLAEVAGAKAASRGVQCIVDIAPGAGQIAMDETAMHSALVNFLENAVDACAEAAHQQQVPPAEKAVRLHVADVDGQLAFEIVDNGVGMDQHTREKMFTLFFSSKGSRGTGLGLFISNQIVAQHGGRILVESEPDHGSRIVITLPRGGSAGERA from the coding sequence ATGCAAGACGGGTTGCCCGAGCGTGTTCTGATCGTGGACGACGAAGCCCCCATCCGGGAGGTGCTGGAGCTGTCCGTGGCCGACCTGGGCTACGCCGTGCAGACCGCCGCCCATGGGGAGGCCGCCCTGGCAGCCTGCGAAACCTTCGGCCCCGGCATCGTGCTCACGGACATCAAGATGCCCGGCATGGACGGCATCGAGCTGCTCAAGCGCATCAAGGCGGCCTGGCCGGATATCGAGGTCATCATGGTCAGCGGGCACGGGGATATGGAGCTGGCCATCAAGAGTCTGCAACTGGAGGCCATGGACTTCATCACCAAGCCCGTGCGCGACGAGTTGCTGGTGAACGCCCTCAAGCGGGCCTCGGAAAAGATTGCCATGCGCCGCCAGCTTCGGGAGCACACGCAAAACCTGGAGCGCATCGTCAAGGAAAAAAGCGCCCGCCTGGTGGAGCTGGAACGCCAACTGGCCGTGGGTCAGGTGGTGGAGGGCCTCTCCACGGCCATGCGCAGCCTTGCCGCGGCCTTCGAGGAAGGCCCCAGCTACTTCAACGAGCTGCCGTGCTTCATCTCCATCCACAACAGGTATCTGGAGATTGTGGCCGCAAACCAGCTGTGCAAAACCCGCCTGGGCGATCTGGTGGGGCACCATTCCTGGGAAGCCTACGCCGACCGCGCCGGCAGCGGCAACGCCTGCCCGGTGTGGCAGACCATCGAGACCGGCAAGGCCCAGCGCAGCCGCGAACGCCTGCGGGACAAGGACGGCCAGGAGATCCCGGTCATCGTCCACACGGCTCCCATCCTCAACCAGGACGGGCAGGTGGAGTTGGTGGTGGAGCTTTCGGTGGATGTCTCGGAAGTGAACCGCCTGCAGGAGGAACTACGCGCGGCCCGGGAAAAATGGCAGCGCCTGTTCGATGCCGTGCCGGCCACCATCGCCGTGGTGGACCGGGAATTCCGCATTGTGGACGCCAACCGCCGCTTTCGCCAGGACTTCGGGGAAACCAGGGGCGGGGAGGCCTGCCGCTGTCATGACCTGTTCGGGCATCGGGACCACCCTTGCGAGGCCTGCCCCGTGGCCGAGACTTTCGAGGACGGCCTGTCCCACGAGAGCGAAACCGTGGTGGCCACCCGCAGTGGTGCGCAACGGCATGTGCTCATCCAGACCGCGCCCGTGCGCAACGAGGCCGGGGAGATCGACCAGGTAATGGAAATCGCCACGGACATCACCCAGATTCGCCAGTTGCAGGACCATCTGGCCTCCCTGGGGCTGATGCTGGGCTCCATGTCCCACGGCGTCAAGGGCCTGCTCACCTCCCTGGACGGCGGCGTGTACAAGGTGGAAGCCGGCCTGCGCCGCGAGAACGACGCCAAGGTCCGCGAGGGTTGGGGCATCGTGCGGGACAAGATCGCCCGCATCCGCAAGATGGTCCTGGATATCCTGTACTACGCCAAGAGCCGCGAGCCGGAACGCGTCCGGGTGGATGCCGCCGCCTTTGCCCGGGATCTGGCCGAGGTGGCCGGCGCCAAGGCCGCATCCCGCGGCGTGCAATGCATCGTGGATATTGCCCCCGGGGCCGGCCAGATCGCCATGGACGAGACGGCCATGCACTCCGCCCTGGTCAATTTTCTGGAAAACGCCGTGGACGCCTGCGCCGAGGCCGCCCACCAGCAGCAGGTCCCGCCCGCCGAAAAGGCCGTGCGGCTGCATGTGGCCGATGTGGACGGCCAGTTGGCGTTTGAAATTGTGGATAACGGCGTGGGCATGGATCAGCACACCCGCGAGAAGATGTTCACCCTGTTCTTTTCCTCCAAGGGTTCCCGCGGCACAGGCCTGGGGCTGTTCATCTCCAACCAGATTGTGGCCCAGCACGGCGGCCGCATTCTGGTGGAAAGTGAGCCGGACCACGGTTCGCGCATCGTCATCACCCTGCCCCGCGGCGGCAGCGCCGGGGAGCGCGCCTGA
- a CDS encoding response regulator: MSKKILIIDDDPDIVSYLKDVFDEAGFTTFVASNGVEGLERAQVHRPDLITLDMDMPGRGGTLFYVKLRQEPSLAEIPVIVISGVGPRPPAINKNVPVLSKPVDPQKTLALAKEMMGA, encoded by the coding sequence ATGTCCAAGAAAATTCTCATCATCGACGACGATCCGGATATCGTGTCCTACCTGAAGGACGTGTTCGACGAGGCCGGCTTCACCACGTTCGTGGCCTCCAACGGGGTGGAGGGCCTGGAACGCGCCCAGGTGCATCGCCCGGACCTCATCACCCTGGATATGGACATGCCCGGCCGCGGCGGCACGCTGTTCTATGTCAAACTGCGCCAGGAACCGTCCCTGGCCGAGATTCCGGTCATCGTCATCTCCGGCGTCGGCCCCCGCCCGCCGGCAATTAACAAGAACGTCCCCGTGCTCTCCAAGCCCGTGGATCCCCAGAAAACCCTGGCCCTGGCCAAGGAAATGATGGGCGCGTAA
- a CDS encoding DUF1641 domain-containing protein, producing the protein MKNEDLILQKLETIEAELMEMRKSRLELQELKDDLSPLMKSSFQHLLRELGQVDHGFELEDGFLMLKRFLRNMKNIAYMLDQMENAIELFHTMEPMLKSSVHNTIRFLGTMEQRGVFRTYEAMLEVRAKVAAQYGPEDIEQMSDSFVQMLGLLKKISTPGSIAFLNKLAEMPASMNLKDAEPLGFRGMLAAMRDPELREGLGVGLQMAKSLQKLK; encoded by the coding sequence ATGAAGAACGAGGACCTGATTCTGCAAAAACTGGAGACCATCGAAGCCGAGCTGATGGAAATGCGCAAGTCCCGGCTGGAACTTCAGGAGCTCAAGGACGACCTGAGCCCCCTGATGAAGTCTTCCTTCCAGCATCTGCTGCGCGAACTCGGTCAGGTGGACCACGGCTTCGAGCTTGAAGACGGGTTCCTCATGCTCAAGCGCTTCCTGCGCAACATGAAGAACATCGCCTACATGCTGGACCAGATGGAAAACGCCATCGAACTGTTCCACACCATGGAACCCATGCTCAAGAGCTCCGTGCACAACACCATCCGCTTCCTGGGCACCATGGAGCAGCGTGGCGTGTTCCGCACCTACGAAGCCATGCTGGAGGTGCGCGCCAAGGTGGCCGCCCAGTACGGCCCCGAAGACATCGAACAAATGAGCGACAGCTTTGTGCAGATGCTGGGCTTGCTCAAGAAGATATCCACTCCGGGATCCATAGCATTCCTGAACAAACTCGCAGAGATGCCGGCCAGTATGAACCTGAAGGACGCCGAGCCCCTCGGCTTCCGGGGCATGCTCGCCGCCATGCGCGACCCCGAACTGCGCGAGGGTCTGGGCGTGGGCCTGCAAATGGCAAAGTCTCTCCAGAAACTGAAGTAA
- the sqr gene encoding type III sulfide quinone reductase, selenoprotein subtype, whose amino-acid sequence MKKLLILGSGAGGVMVAAKMAKLLNPKEWKITIIDRSWQHHYQAGWLFIPFGIYSLKDCIKPQMDFIPSNVEFVQDEIENIDPVAKKVTCKGGTHTYDWVVVGTGCRIVPDEIDGMSDGWRKDIHDFYTPDGAVALAKKLKHFNKGKLVLNIAEMPIKCPVAPLEFVFLADWFYMINDSRCNIEIELVTPLTGAFTKPVAAEILGKLCEEKNIKITPNFEIGSVDVGRKVIESHKGEEVEYDLLVSIPPNFGSKVIEDSEIGDAMAYLDTDHYTLKSKKYENMYVIGDATNVPTSKAGSVAHFESDVVAENLHREIEGLDPRPEFDGHSTCFIVTGYEKATLIDFNYKIEPLPGKYPFPGLGPMDLLGESFMNYMGKMMFKWVYFNLMLKGKELPLEPQMFMAGKKRMGACSL is encoded by the coding sequence ATGAAAAAGCTGTTGATCCTGGGTTCTGGCGCCGGCGGCGTCATGGTGGCCGCCAAGATGGCCAAACTGCTGAACCCCAAAGAATGGAAGATCACCATCATCGACCGGTCCTGGCAGCATCACTATCAGGCTGGCTGGCTGTTCATCCCCTTCGGCATCTATTCGCTCAAGGACTGCATCAAGCCGCAGATGGATTTCATCCCCTCCAATGTGGAGTTCGTGCAGGACGAGATTGAGAACATCGACCCCGTGGCCAAGAAGGTCACCTGCAAGGGCGGCACCCACACGTACGATTGGGTGGTGGTGGGCACCGGCTGCCGCATCGTGCCTGACGAAATCGACGGCATGAGCGACGGCTGGCGCAAGGACATCCACGACTTCTACACCCCCGACGGCGCCGTGGCCCTGGCCAAGAAGCTCAAGCACTTCAACAAGGGCAAGCTGGTGCTGAACATCGCCGAAATGCCCATCAAGTGCCCGGTGGCCCCGCTGGAATTCGTGTTTCTGGCCGACTGGTTCTACATGATCAACGACAGCCGCTGCAACATCGAGATCGAGCTGGTCACCCCCCTCACGGGCGCGTTCACCAAGCCCGTGGCTGCCGAGATCCTGGGCAAGCTGTGCGAAGAAAAGAACATCAAGATCACGCCCAACTTTGAAATCGGCAGCGTGGACGTGGGCCGCAAGGTCATCGAATCCCACAAGGGCGAGGAAGTGGAATACGACCTGCTGGTCTCCATCCCGCCCAACTTCGGCTCCAAGGTCATCGAGGATTCCGAAATCGGCGATGCCATGGCCTACCTGGACACGGACCACTACACGCTGAAGTCCAAGAAGTACGAAAACATGTACGTCATTGGCGACGCCACCAACGTGCCCACCTCCAAGGCCGGCTCCGTGGCGCACTTCGAGTCCGACGTGGTGGCCGAAAACCTGCACCGCGAAATCGAAGGCCTGGATCCGCGCCCCGAATTCGACGGTCACTCCACCTGCTTCATCGTCACCGGCTACGAAAAGGCCACCCTCATCGACTTCAACTACAAAATCGAGCCCCTGCCGGGCAAATATCCCTTCCCCGGCCTCGGCCCCATGGATCTGCTGGGCGAATCCTTCATGAACTACATGGGCAAGATGATGTTCAAGTGGGTGTACTTCAATCTCATGCTCAAGGGCAAGGAACTGCCTCTGGAACCCCAGATGTTCATGGCCGGCAAGAAGCGCATGGGCGCGTGCAGCCTGTAA
- a CDS encoding sigma-54-dependent transcriptional regulator, producing MTMSPVARPRNSHGTQGSQALTPSAPILIVDDEEQALTSYALNLRFSGITNTMLCADSRAVPGLLASRTFSLVMLDLSMPHTTGEEILAHMRARGLDVPAIVITGHNEVETAVRCMQAGALDYLVKPVDRARLLAAVTQALAGRPAPGPAVTAQPAAPPADSGGELLTRNPAMRAVQAQLVAVARSREPALVVGETGVGKELAARGIHAAAGLVAGLGTRVARPFIGCNVAGLDDVMLSDTLFGHKKGAYTGAQGGRAGLMEEAGDGTLFLDEIGDLSLSSQLKLLRCIQEREYYPLGADAPRPMECRLVAATNKTVAELLDPAVFRRDLFFRLRTHLIEIPPLRDRLEDLSLLVPLFLEEAARQTRMPAPAIPRELYPLLEGYPFPGNVRELKSMLFHACTLHQGSGPLDLAPLKGWMDSVRQGLEHAAPPPSPAASAPAAPAPLPAREALPTLRQAEARVAEDVILQALKEAGGNQSKAAKLLGISRQALHKRLKGLGGVTPGQHVNPGQHVNQG from the coding sequence ATGACCATGTCTCCCGTCGCCCGTCCCCGAAATTCCCACGGTACCCAAGGGTCCCAGGCCCTCACCCCGTCCGCGCCCATCCTCATTGTGGACGACGAGGAACAGGCCCTCACCAGCTACGCCCTGAACCTGCGCTTTTCCGGCATCACCAACACCATGCTCTGTGCGGACAGCCGTGCCGTACCGGGCCTGCTGGCCAGCCGGACGTTTTCCCTGGTGATGCTCGATCTCTCCATGCCCCACACCACCGGCGAGGAGATCCTGGCCCACATGCGCGCCCGGGGGCTGGACGTGCCGGCCATCGTCATCACCGGGCACAACGAGGTGGAAACAGCCGTGCGCTGCATGCAGGCCGGGGCGTTGGATTACTTGGTCAAGCCCGTGGACCGCGCCCGACTGCTGGCCGCCGTCACCCAGGCCCTGGCCGGGCGGCCCGCTCCCGGCCCTGCCGTCACCGCCCAGCCGGCAGCGCCTCCTGCGGATTCCGGCGGCGAACTGCTGACCCGCAATCCGGCCATGCGCGCGGTGCAGGCCCAGCTGGTCGCCGTGGCCCGCTCCCGGGAACCGGCGCTGGTGGTGGGGGAAACCGGCGTGGGCAAGGAACTGGCCGCCCGGGGCATCCACGCCGCCGCCGGGCTGGTCGCGGGATTGGGCACGCGTGTGGCCCGGCCCTTCATCGGCTGCAACGTGGCCGGGCTGGACGACGTGATGCTCTCGGACACCCTCTTCGGCCACAAAAAGGGCGCCTACACCGGCGCCCAGGGCGGCCGCGCCGGCCTGATGGAGGAAGCCGGAGACGGCACGCTCTTCCTGGACGAAATCGGCGACCTCTCCCTTTCCTCCCAGCTCAAGCTGCTGCGCTGCATCCAGGAGCGCGAATACTATCCCTTGGGCGCGGATGCCCCCCGGCCCATGGAATGCAGGCTGGTGGCCGCCACCAACAAGACCGTGGCCGAACTGCTGGACCCGGCCGTGTTCCGGCGGGATCTCTTCTTCCGACTCAGGACGCACCTCATTGAGATTCCACCGCTTCGTGATCGCCTGGAAGACCTGTCGCTGCTGGTGCCCCTGTTTCTGGAAGAGGCCGCCCGCCAGACCCGCATGCCGGCCCCGGCCATCCCGCGGGAGCTGTATCCCCTGCTGGAGGGCTACCCCTTCCCTGGCAACGTGCGCGAGCTCAAGTCCATGCTGTTCCACGCCTGCACCCTGCACCAGGGCAGCGGGCCGCTGGATCTGGCGCCCCTGAAGGGCTGGATGGATTCCGTTCGCCAGGGCCTGGAGCACGCCGCACCGCCGCCCTCCCCTGCAGCGTCTGCCCCTGCTGCGCCCGCCCCGCTCCCGGCCCGGGAGGCCCTGCCCACCCTGCGGCAGGCCGAGGCCCGCGTGGCCGAGGATGTGATCCTTCAGGCCCTCAAAGAGGCCGGCGGCAACCAGAGCAAGGCGGCGAAGCTCCTGGGCATTTCCCGCCAGGCCCTGCACAAGCGCCTCAAGGGCCTGGGCGGCGTCACCCCCGGACAACACGTCAACCCTGGACAACATGTCAACCAGGGTTGA
- a CDS encoding PAS domain-containing sensor histidine kinase: protein MLDATLSATLGPIYDALPVGVILADDADDVVFVNREFHRVTEVTPRDLEFMGFQDVLSLFCLGMCAAMPDICCPKNKWLNVERSIARADGSTGWVRIHCATVTVDGQTLQQLIVEDVTKYRDCIDGLLNRKKKYQSILEKRPDPICCFLPDFSITYANASCCRCFGRRRNECVGENLLLALPPAVREGFHSAVASISPEHPVAEVEQRLEDAGSLGPLEDRPMWIRWVVQGFFYKTGHIREYQAVGMDISDQKLAESRVLHADRLLSLGALVSEVAHEINNPNNFIMLNAPLLMDLWWRLQPALERLREEDVEPAMGDVGIPEIVDFVPRLLQGVVEGSTRINRIVKELKQYSRQDVDGGFELLGINEVVQAAALLMHKNIGRRTRRFDVRYGTGLPLVRGRRQRLEQVVVNLLQNACHALEHEGQGIVVETRRNVEAGAVEIVVTDEGVGIPPEALPLVTQPFYSTKGSQGGTGLGLSISLSIAREHGGRLELESTPGLGTRAVLALPEALPGSGAINAPSTMQDKRS from the coding sequence ATGCTGGACGCCACACTATCCGCCACCCTCGGCCCCATCTATGACGCCCTGCCCGTGGGCGTGATTCTGGCTGACGACGCCGATGACGTCGTCTTCGTGAACCGGGAATTCCATCGCGTCACCGAGGTCACCCCGCGGGATCTGGAATTCATGGGCTTCCAGGATGTCCTGTCCCTGTTCTGCCTGGGCATGTGCGCCGCCATGCCGGACATCTGCTGCCCCAAGAACAAGTGGCTCAATGTGGAACGCTCCATCGCCAGGGCAGACGGCTCCACCGGCTGGGTGCGCATCCACTGCGCCACTGTGACGGTGGACGGGCAAACGCTGCAGCAGTTGATTGTAGAAGACGTGACCAAGTACCGCGACTGCATCGACGGCCTGCTCAACCGCAAAAAGAAGTATCAAAGCATCCTGGAAAAACGGCCGGATCCCATCTGCTGCTTTCTGCCAGATTTCTCCATCACCTACGCCAATGCCTCCTGCTGCCGGTGCTTCGGCCGGCGGCGCAACGAATGCGTGGGGGAAAACCTGCTGCTGGCCCTGCCGCCGGCGGTGCGGGAGGGATTCCACAGCGCCGTGGCGTCCATCAGCCCCGAGCATCCCGTGGCCGAAGTGGAACAGCGCCTGGAGGATGCCGGCAGCCTGGGGCCGCTGGAGGACCGGCCCATGTGGATCCGCTGGGTGGTGCAGGGATTTTTCTACAAAACCGGACACATCCGCGAGTATCAGGCCGTGGGCATGGACATTTCGGATCAGAAGCTGGCGGAAAGCCGGGTGCTGCACGCGGACCGGCTGCTTTCCCTGGGCGCGCTGGTGTCCGAGGTGGCGCACGAGATCAACAATCCCAACAACTTCATCATGCTCAACGCGCCATTGCTCATGGATTTGTGGTGGCGGCTGCAGCCGGCCCTGGAACGCCTGCGCGAGGAGGATGTGGAGCCGGCCATGGGCGACGTGGGCATTCCGGAAATTGTGGACTTTGTGCCCAGGCTCCTGCAGGGCGTGGTGGAAGGCTCCACGCGCATCAACCGCATTGTCAAGGAACTCAAGCAGTACAGCCGCCAAGACGTGGACGGCGGCTTCGAGCTGCTGGGCATCAACGAAGTGGTCCAGGCTGCGGCCCTGCTGATGCACAAGAACATCGGCCGCCGCACCCGGCGGTTTGACGTGCGCTACGGCACGGGTCTGCCCCTGGTTCGCGGCCGACGGCAACGGCTGGAGCAGGTGGTGGTCAATCTGCTGCAGAACGCCTGCCACGCCCTGGAGCACGAAGGCCAAGGCATTGTGGTGGAAACCCGGCGCAACGTCGAGGCCGGGGCCGTGGAAATTGTGGTGACCGACGAAGGCGTGGGCATCCCCCCCGAGGCCCTGCCCCTGGTGACGCAGCCCTTCTACTCCACCAAGGGCAGCCAGGGCGGCACCGGGCTGGGGCTGTCCATCTCCCTGTCCATCGCCCGGGAACACGGCGGCCGGCTGGAGCTGGAATCCACCCCGGGCCTGGGCACCCGCGCCGTGCTGGCCCTGCCCGAAGCCCTGCCCGGCAGCGGAGCCATCAATGCACCCAGCACGATGCAGGACAAGAGGTCATGA